GACTAATTTGCTCTGGATCTTTGGCGATGGCGCATGAATGGTCGATGGTGCGGCAGGGGAAGCTCGGAGAGGTGATTCCTCTTTCCCTACCTTAGCCTCACGGTTACATGTTCTCCTATTGTGATGCATTTCTTGCGAAAATGAGTGGCTAAGAGAGGACTATGCTAAATTTATGTCCCAAATGGATAGAGTCGGTGGTCCTACAATGCCCTTGTAGATAAACTAGAATACCTAGGTATCCCATGAATGGCCTATGAAAAAACACAGACAACATCCTCCATCTGGGCGATATCGTGAAGAACCTACCCTCAAGCCACTAGATGACACGAGCCTAAGGATTTGTTCTCGTCTTCCGGAATCTCCAACCCAGCTGCTGATGAGTCTCGAGGCCAATGGATGTAAACGCAAATTGAGATAGCAATCCTGCTGGGCCATCCCCCGCAAGTGTAAATCCATTCTATAATGCTGCTGTGTGCCTTCGCCTTCTGAGAACGCCCAGCAGAGTCTAATCGatcaaagaaaacaaaggcCCAACGTACACGTTTCAAAAgccaaggggaaaaaaagaagctcGTTGAGACCAAAGAAACGCCAAAGGAAAACAGTCCCAGAGTAAGATGACAAACTTGAAAAACCTGTTGcgggagaagatgacgaagatggcaCGCAAACTGCGCACGGCGCGAGTTGAGTGCCTTATATGAGAACCAGTCTTTGAGGTGAattggaaagagaaagaatcaagGCAGAGATATAAGAGGAAATggagaaacccccccccccccccagaaaGACAAAGCAAAGATGCGAGATTCGTGATCCCTCGCTGGGTTCTACTCATTATAGTGGTAGACCTGGGATAGGAAATGTATTAGCAAAGATATGACTACATCTCGCAACGCCAATTGGCACAGAGTAAGTACTCACCAAGTAATCCGGCAACCCAGCGACCGTATATCCCAAACGCTTCGCCATTTTGGCGAACCCTTCTGTCTCAACCAGATGATAAAATGGGAAAGCCGGGAACATGGCTCCATCGCGGTGGACATCCGCCTTAACCATCAGCGCTGTTCCACCAACGCCGTCCAGTTCGATTGCGCGCCGAGGATCCAACGAGTCCAGGTTTGCCAAGTACGCCATGAGTGTACGATATGTGGGCAGCTCCGCATAGCCTTCGAGGAGAATCTCGTCTGGCTCCATCTGTGAGGCGAGATTCTGCGCCGCCTCACTGTCGATCCATGAATTGTAGTCGTATGGACGAACATCCCATTTCTTGGCTTTGGTGTTGTAGTATCGCTGGAAACAATTGGGGACGATCACGGGCTGATTGTGTGAGGTGAGATCCTGGATCAAAGTCGGTGGGGTCTCAACAATATCTCCGTCCAGCCAGAGGACCCATGATGTACTCGGTCcgatggtggtgaagagaagACTATTTCGGGCGCGGCTCATCGACTCGCGCCGAGCTTTCTGCGAAGACAGTTTGTGACGGACTTTTTCGTCCTGGGATTCCAGTGGAGGTTCAAAGTCCTGGCGGAGGATGGAAATGCTAGCGAACCGATTGTCGATGAGGCCCGTTTGCGTGGTTCGAATCGCTTTTTCCAGCGCCGAGACGGCCGCATTGCCGTCTTTGGTCTTGGGGGCGATGAATCCCAGCGAGATCAATTCATGTGGATAGCTGAGCTTGACGAGGTTGTCCCAGTATGCCTGATAAAATCGCGCCAATGGGGTGAGGATGAGTATCCGCTCTCGATTGGCAAGCGCATGATTCGAACTGGTCAGATTGTTTAGGTTGTAGTGCACGACTGGAGGCGCGGCCTGGATGCCATTGCCGCGGCGAGGCTGCTCCTTTAAGAATGGTTTCGTCGGTGGTGAGAGAGGGTGCTCAGCTGCATCGTCCTGGCGCTGCTGGGAAGAAGTCGCGGAGGCGGCAGCGGAGACGGACGAGGACGGCGAGAGCACGAACAGGACGAAGCCAAATGCAAGCACTGCGGCCAGCACAAGGCTGATGGGACTCGTCCGGCGCATCGAGCGTGCGACGGCCATGGCCGAGTTTCGATGATCAACAGCTTCTCTGGCAAGAGCAGGTTTCCAATTCACCCGCTCAAGGGAAGATTGTGTCGTTGGAGAAAAGGTGACGTGACGACGTAGGGTTCATCACCCACGAGAGCTCCGGAGCTCTTTAGTCGGCGACGCCAATCACCGTTTCCCGTTGCGGCGGGGGCCTCAGGCAGATGGCGTCCAGATTGTTTTAGCGGGCGATCTCAGTCTTGGCGTCTCGATGGAATGTGCTCCAGAGAGACAAGCGAAATATtcaagaaagcaaaaagcaaTTCACAATAATGTCGACATCCACCTGTGTCGCTCACACAGCCTTGAATTGAGAATCTCAGGCTAGATTGGAGCTTAACCCGCTTCTGCATCTCGCAAAGCAGGATTCAGTTCCCAGAGATTCCCCTCCGTACCTGAGCTTTGTTCGTCCGGAAATGGACGGGGGGCTTGGCGATAGCCGCGAATGGATTCGATCCTGATCTGGAATTTGAATTCTCCAAAAGCTAATCAAATGGTGCTTTTGACGCAACCTCGAAGAGGCTCTGCCGAGGGAATGGATTTGTCGTATATATCGACTGAATGCGGCCGGATCTGAGCATGTGAATGCAGCCAAAAGACAGCTCGGAGATCGCTATCGACATGTAAATTGGATATACTTCTAAATCCATAATAGACATGTCACCTTACGAAAAACCTAGCACTGAACTTGCCGATTTGGACGCAAACCGGACGGTACAAGTTCAAATCCTCTCTTCGATCTGGCaaatgcaaaaaaaaggtctcaGATTTCTACACGTTGACTCCCTCCATATGATTTTGTCCACGTAGATGTGGTGGTATCTCGATGTTATGTACAAAGTCGTGGAGTGAAGATGGTTAAAAGTAACAAGCCGCCCAATAGATATAGTCTTGTCCCGGTGAGGTTTCCGTTTCGTTGTCCTTCTTTTAATGCAGCGTGCGCATGACACCCTCGAACGCAACCAAGGCCATTGCGTTTGCTGGGAATGCCCTCAAAAAGCACGGCACAAATCCGCGCCAGTATCCCCTCATCCCCCGCTCTCGCCAAACTGCTTTGGCGGCATCCCTCCACCGGTGAAACTGCCGCTGACCGTCATTTAGGGCTCCGCCCATAGGGTCGGTCATGAGGCGCTGCTTGACCACATCCGACGGATAAGAAGTGAGCCAAAAAATCTGCGCGGAGATACCACCGGCCCAGAAATTGACTAGAGGCGCGGACATATTCGTATGGTTGGTCATGTAGCGGGTGAGGAGGTCGTAAGAACCCCaccagaaaaagaagaatgatcGGAAGAACATGGTCGCATATAGTCCACGATAGACACCTCGAATGCCGTGTGTTCGAAGCTAGGGAATGGAGATGTCAGTCAGAACTCGTGCTCTTACAGCCCTGACAGAAAGAGGCATTCCGGGGTTCAGAAACTCATCGATTAAACACGTACAAGCTTGCGAAGACAGTCGATCGGCCCAGCGTACATGCGCTGTGATTTATCGGCCGCATATTGGACCTGTAATCGGGCCTTGATGTGTTCCACCGGCGCGGCAATGAAACTGACTGTCGTACCGGCCATAATCCCGGCAATTCCATGACCAAAGGAAGGTAGTGTCGCAAGGTCGGTCTGGTACTTGGAAAAGGGCATCCATCGGCGGAGTTCGGGTTTCGAAAAGATATTCTCGTGCAACAATTTCTTGTAAAATGTCAATGACCCCAACATTCTGTGGGCCCGAGAGGTAAGACGGTAGTCAGTAAACACAGCTTTCGAGTTTCCCATTCGGCGAAGTAATAGCATGCAGCCTGCAGGCCATCGTCTTCTTCACTCACATAgaatccatcatcatccatccaACCAGCGGAGGAGATGCGCCCTTGTATAATCCCCGAACCCCTTCTTTTCGAATTGTTTGCAACGTGCAATCCAATGGTCCCTTGAAGTGCGCATCTGGACTGGTCTGTAATCGAACCTTGACCGTGTCAAATCTGCGTGGAAAGCAGACGATGTCAGTGTGATTTGTTCCCAACCGGAGAGACTCTGGTCCCTTCACGAGCGAGAATGCAGGGGAAGATAGATGATTTCGAGCATGACGTACGGATGTCCAACTGTGTCAattcaaagaagaaaagatctCAATCAGTAACGATTCCACACTCAAGAAGAGCTCTGCGACAAGCGAAGAGAACCACTCC
The nucleotide sequence above comes from Penicillium oxalicum strain HP7-1 chromosome II, whole genome shotgun sequence. Encoded proteins:
- a CDS encoding Mannan polymerase complex subunit MNN9, which gives rise to MAVARSMRRTSPISLVLAAVLAFGFVLFVLSPSSSVSAAASATSSQQRQDDAAEHPLSPPTKPFLKEQPRRGNGIQAAPPVVHYNLNNLTSSNHALANRERILILTPLARFYQAYWDNLVKLSYPHELISLGFIAPKTKDGNAAVSALEKAIRTTQTGLIDNRFASISILRQDFEPPLESQDEKVRHKLSSQKARRESMSRARNSLLFTTIGPSTSWVLWLDGDIVETPPTLIQDLTSHNQPVIVPNCFQRYYNTKAKKWDVRPYDYNSWIDSEAAQNLASQMEPDEILLEGYAELPTYRTLMAYLANLDSLDPRRAIELDGVGGTALMVKADVHRDGAMFPAFPFYHLVETEGFAKMAKRLGYTVAGLPDYLVYHYNE